gaaaatataaaaattttatagaatatccACGTTTTAGCGTCTacgtaaaatttgagcacaattctgTTAATggttttaaagttatttaattttttctttactctCTCTTGATTCTTGTGTAAAGTCGcgttttgcagtatttatttgcaaatttgatggagaaatattattactaattaaataaaaatttttacacacacacatacactaataaaactctaactATCTGTGCAAgaattcatttagatccacctattcgtttaaaatttatttatttaaaactacagCAAAATGTGGTTTTCgctaaaaaaaatcattgtaaattaaatttttcgttgttttttttGCAACTAGTTTCAGAGCCAAAATGTTTTGTTGTCTCGATCAGGAAAACAGAATAAACCTAGAGAaatcttcagtttttaaatttcgatgaCTTTTAGCTTGTATTGcatagccaaaacatccttaactTACTCGAACTCTCGGGATACCAATTATGCTAATCATGGAGTAAGGTAAATACATTCAATGTTCATGAATGATAATGATACGTAATGgcttaagattttttattaatctatcTCTCACTTTATATATTCACGcagatttattcatttttgtatACTCATATGTTATGTATAGTGTATACATTGTTATTTCTTCATTGGTGTTTCTCTTTTAAAGACGATTATGTCTTCTTTTTCATGTTTGcggtttttattttctttttcttttacgctttctttcatctctttttttctctttcacacatgctttctctctctctctctcacgcttTTTTCTCTCGCAAGTGATTCGATTGAGGATTACATGACGCTTTTTTTTTGTCGAACCCAGCTGTACGACACGCTTAATAATTGTGACACAAGCGGAATACAATAGCGAGTTCTCTTTTTTGAATGTCGATGAATGCTTCGATGCACGCTTCAAAGTGAAAAAAAGGTTTGTCTGAAAAAATCGTTGTCGGATCGGCAATTTCTGCTTTGGCACTATACCTTGGcacttaattttcaaaaattactttgaaatctTTTAACTCTCTTGTAACTCTAAAAGTCatagcttttttatttttcttcgttttatTAGAGAAAGAAGTAATTataagaatagaaataaattcaacttttcaaactataaaacaaaaatataaatatggaaATTATATACGTCTCCATATAATTCGTACTTATATTATCAgagattaaagtttaaaatgtgGAATCGAAATGAAACTAGACGCGTAATAATTTTCAAGAGAACATAATGGGTGCTTCATACGCCACCAGGTTTCTtggtattaatttatatttctatctATCGTTAATTgtccattttaatttttaatttttaactacattttaattttacgcgAGCCTTCGAAGAGCGTTTCATTAGTCCGATAAGAGCAGAAGTGCCCGACGTTTAAAATTTCATTCGTCAATTGTTCGTTAATTGTCTCCAGAGGccgttataatttattaaagaaatctCGCTACGTACTCAGCCCTTTCCAGCTGGGATGGCGCCACGGGATGGAGGAAAGGAACGAACACGAATCGTAAATTACGCAAGGACGTACCCATCAAAGATGCAACAACGATTTTATGTCCttgaaatagttttttttttgggCCGAAGAAAATCTCTCTAAAACGTGTCGAGAAACGGAACGGCGGAAATTGCTCGATTGATCGCGATCCCGATCGTCGATTGATCCGATCGTGTTCCCATCGTTCCCCGATAAATCTCTAGAAAATTGTTGCCTTAAGTAGTAAGTTAGAAACTTAAGTTTACACGACGAGAGTACAAAGTTGCAATTATCGCGGCTAAAGCGTGTTTGAAGTCGAATGTAAAACGATACAATTGAGCAAACAAtagaagaacaataaaaattctttttgatccGCGTTCCCCGCGCGAGGGAGCAAATCGAAAAgttttttcgttttctttcttttcggaTCTCCGAACCTCCGTTTCCCCATTTTCCGTCGTTCGTAATCTCCTTTTCGCGCACGATTTGTAACGCGTTATTGATAACGGACAAAGAGAGGAGATGGCCTGTCTTTCTCGCAATCGATACATGACGCGCGTAAACGTCATCGGCGAGATTTATTCGCAGTTGAGGGAACAACATATACGCGGCGATTTACCTGATAAACGTGTCGCTGCGGAGtgaaaatttgattaaagaGACAGAGTCAGAACATGAATTTTTTACCCATATGCATTCGTCACGTTCATTGATGGCGCACGAAAGTCATAAATCTTCGACAAAGATCGGCAAATATAGACGAACATAACTCCCAATTCTGAATTGTGATTAATATTGCATGGTTATTTAATTTCAGCTTTTCTACGTCAAATCAATTTTACACGATAAATTATAGGAGAACATTTCAGTACgttcgtattttgtaattgtttCGAGATTAATTTCCCAGGAAGGAAGGCAACATTCgaagattttgaaaattatcaCACTCGAGATACTCTGAATAAATACTCGGAATTCGAAAGAGGAGCATTATTAACGGTAGACTTGATAAAGCAATGCACAATGTTACGACATAccgtaaataaatttgtatcgGCAAGTATAATTTTACATCGCGCTAAAAAAGAATTCTAATCGAGATGCATTGAGATACTAATATAGAATCTCAGAAACTTTTTTTCCCGAAGCTCTTGTAAGCTTTATTATTCGCGTTTGTAAGAAAAGTAATGTAGATAATAagtagttatattttttttttttataaattactattattttatcttgcgactttaaatatttctaaggAAATATACGAAGGAAGATACTGACGATTCGCAAAATATGTTTGCTTCTATCTCGATATATTAAAAAGGGACAAGATTAGTGAACgtccagaaaataatttattttagtttcttttttttgcattagACAGAGAGAAGAATTGGGTGTGATTTTCGTACACATATTTCATAAACTTTCTTTTAGTTCTGATGCAAAGTTGCATTTGTTCATATAACTTTCCGTCTCGCGATTACCAGGTTAGAACAGTTCGCAACAACATATACGATTGTAGTATACATGTTAGTGGTGATTATAGGTAATCGTTTCACGTTGACGATACACGTAAACGTACACATGCGCGCTTCTTACGCATGTAAATGGCTTACACTGGATGATACGAATGATACGGATTTACATGCGATACGATATTACTCGCATATTGAGAGCCGACGTATGATCCACATGATCcgttttttaacatatatgttACGACAGAATtgctgtaaaaattattattttctacgcGCGCGTTTGCGCTCGGgacagtgtgtgtgtgtgtgtgtgtgtgtgtgtgtgtgtgtgtgtgtgtgtgtgtgtgtgtgtgtgtgtgcgcgcgtgtgcgtgtgcgtacgtgcgtgtgtgcgtgcgcgtgtgtgtgtgtgcgtgcgtgtacgtgtgtgtgtgtgtgtgtgtgtgtgtgtgtgtgtgtgcgcgcgcgcgcgcgtgtgtgtgtgtgtacgtgcatATTTTTGTGTATTGTGCTCAGAGATTTGTAGTGCAAGAGAATTGTGAAGTGGAAGATTATAAAGAGCTATCCGTCATGTACATGTGCTTATCtcgtttttatcaaataaaaacgtaaaacgCATTTTTGTGTGTAACCGTGAAACGAAATTTCGGAAATAACGAGTACGATGATGTTGATTTGGAAGAAAGTCTCTCATCTCtcatttttggaaaataatagGAATAGCGCTCTTACGACCTTCCACTCCATAATTTGTTAATACGCGATCAAACGGACGCCTCGTACTTCAGCCCCCAGTTCATAACGACTGCAGTTTATTGTGGATACATATAGGATATCTATATATACATTCGCGTTTATCGTTTACAGAATATCagtttattaatactattttacaCCGCTTCACAGATAGGGACATATAATGGACATATCGTGTtcgttaaaaatgttaaatgcatATTTGTATAATGCACAATACAAACATCTAACATATAGTCATTTGATTTCCCGGAATTCTATTCCCCCTCAAAAAATGTTTCCGCGATTGCTGAGGTACGAGACGCCATTTTCGCGCTGCAGAGCTACGATCTTACGTCGCAGCTTATTGGTACACAGAACGTCGAAAACTTACCCttgaattttaatgataaaatcacTGGCAAATTTTAAATCTACTTCTCGAGAATAGCCATCGGTTGTCACATTTCAATATTCGATATTAAACatcttaaattacaattttgaagtaaagataaaacaaaagcaaggaaatttttttgattttttttttttaattcttaaattaaatgaaattaaacgGAAATTACATCACAGATTCAAGTTCTCAAAACAATCTTTTGTAATTCAATcgttaataagtataatatgttGATACATCTAGacgttttgataaaaaaaaaatatttatttcgagaACAGTTCGacgaatttattattaaaattaaggtcAGCGGTACCGGAACGCTCTGTTAGATTTTAAGGTGACAAAATTCGAGCTCGCTTGGGTTTACACGACGACTCGATCGCGACATCATCGATAGCACACGCAGACGCTTCGCGTTTGTCACCATTCGATTACGATTAATATAATTctcttttcatcatttttttttctgcttttccgCATCGATAGATTGTTCTGAGCAATTGAGATCTAGCATTGGAGGGATTTCATATACCTGAAACGTTAGTCACTCTCGTCGCGTCATCGCGTTCGTTTCGCACCTCGGATACTCTTCTCTGTCGCGTTTCAGGGCGCGAATCATCATTTCACTGATTGTGAGACCACACTGGGAAACCCCCGTCACCTCATCCCCTCTGATGTTTGATAATGCTGTTTGACATTCTACTCCTCCCCGACGTTTCTTCATCCTCAGCATTTTTACTCTACATCTTTATAATTCCTTTTGCCTaatcattttctctttctttttctctctgtctctatcTCTCAACATCGTACTCGGCTCTCATCCATCCGCTCTTCGCACTCATCGCATTCAGCATTCACACTTATCTGAGGATAACAATTGACATACGTTTCGTAACTTTCCTATACGACTAGACAATGTGTCGTTGCATTGtcttatacttttattttatttatgttattaatattattctttccTCCCCTTAATGCGTGGCTATACATCGTGGAGAATTGTCCTGGCGACAGAACTCTTGCTCAATGGAGTCTCACttcccgtttttttttaaaaaaaaagtatattctccaATTCGACTGTTGATATAGTTGTATCgatgaataaattttgtttcctcctcctcctctctctctctctctctctctctctctttctttctttctcttcctatCGCAATCCATCTTTCGCGACGATGTTGATGAAGCTGATGTGCTCGGCGACCTCATCGTGTCCCTCGATTGCTCCATTTACGCTAGGCCGCCAAACGCGCTGATCAGGTTTCGtttcaatttttccttttttgagTACGTGAAATTTTGGAGTACGTTCGATCGATTCGTGCACGTCGCATCACTCATAGCGATGACGCGCACGATACCCAAGCAGTGAGTTTCCCAAGCATATACTTAATTTTCGCACTATTTTTTACATCTCTTTTCTGTTTCCTTCTATTCTTCCACCTTTTTTGGTCGATATCGCTACTGCTACTATTATctaccaccatcaccaccatcaTCATCACTAGAGAGTAGGTCCGTTTCACGGCGAGCTACAGGTCCATTCGCTTCGAATACTCACGAGGCGAACTCTTGATGAAGCGTTGCGGAAATGAATCCAAAATTCGACCGTCAATGATAAATACGCGCTACCTTACCGCGTCCGTGATTATGATCGGTATTAACATGGCACATGGAGAACCTAACGAATGTTTAGATACTAAAATCGACGACGGCGTGTGCCGCCGTTTTTCGTGTAAAAAAGATCGGATTGCCTCGCTTCGGAATCCCTTTCCGTTTATCGTTTCTTTGGAAGAAGATAACTAAGCGAATAGAAGAGAAACGCGAGGCAACGTTGGACaggacatttataatatatgctaATCACGGGATGGTCGAAGATTTCGCGGAGAACGCGACGCTTTCCGAGTCCGCGTTCGAGTCTCTGtgtcccttttttttttctttaataaactatagttaattattttcttcGTGTGCGCTAGACTGTTCTTTCCTTATCTGAAATATTTCAGTCCCGCGACCAGCAGGAATTTCTCGATGAAAAGCTCGGAGTCGAGGACGGCGATATGCGCGGCTCGGCCTATCAGGGCGTTCGCCGTCGGCGGTAGAGCGTGATGCACGTCATACCTGACGAGGCTAACGCCGGGCGCCGACATCACAGGGTATAGAATGTTGTGCACCATCTCGCGATACGCGGCACCTGGAAGAATCAGACGGGAATTCCATTTTTAGATGACGCATCCGATGTCATTAGTCTACTCAATCAGCTTATTGTCGTCTTAGAaggaatcataaaaataaaatagtccACTGCTTGATACCTTGATCCGTCGGATCTCGTACGGCAGCCTTGCAGAGCTCGATTCGGGCAGAGTGCAAAGGCACGTATCGATCCTGGGCGCTGCCGCACAACAAGACGTGTTTGAATTTCTGCAAATTGCTCTTCTGACTCAAACGGAACATGAAGGAGCGCCTCACGTCCGATGCATCTTTCATAGCCAGTTGTAGTAAAGATCCGGACTTTTTCCACTTCTGCATAAACCACATGCCTACGCAAGTTGACAACAAAACGAAAATTACACTCGAGATGCTCTTGCAAATAGCTAATGATACATCGAGAGTATTTATCAGGCTCACCCGCGTTCACCAAACCGCTTGTGTTGTAAAGAGTGCCCAAGTGTGGTCCGCTCAAACTGAGGAAAGTGTGTAGACGAGGAAGAAGCGGACGCAGCTGCGGCCGCGTCAGGGCGCTCCGGATGATAATGGTCCCAAGGGAATGCCCGATAAAACTCACTTTCCTTGGATTCAGGCCCGACGATTCGATATGATAAAGAATTTCGGACACTAATCGGTCGGTCATCGTTTCGAAGTCGGAAAAGGTGTCTCCCTTTCGTAAGTGACATACAAAAGTTTAATAAGCGGTTCTGGAATCTTGGAAGATGTAcggttataaataataatatttatttatcgcaAATAATGACTACGAAAAAAATACGTgttaagttaaaaaaacttaGAATGCATTTGCAACACAAAAAAAACTGgaacgattaattttttattgcgatCAGTGCTTAAAAATtgacgttttaataatttttcaaagtcaTCGCTTAGATGTAATTTACCTGGTTTCTCTCGGACATCAGAAAATCCAAATGTGCTCCAGGCAAACCCAATTCCAGATACGTCTTGACGAGACGGAGATCGGCGGCGTTACCGTCGAGACCGTGAACGCATATGATAAGATGTGGACCTTCCGGCGAGAAGAGTCGGTACTCGTCGCTGATGTGGAAGTACGGCAAGGTCGAGGCCAGGGTCGGATAGTCACTAAGAGGCACATGGGATCTTAATGGTTGAACCGACGGCGAGGAATCAAGACCGTATCCGAGGGAATGGGCACGTTTATGTAAATGGAACTGTGCTTCCTCGCGTTCTCTAGAGGGGGATAAGGTAGACAGAGAAGAGAACTTAACTACGAAAGACAAAGAATGGAACTGTGCGAAACAACGTGAAAGCAAAATGCAAACGGCGTTTAATACTCTTCTTAGGCGGAAGCGAAATCTCAAGAAGCATCGTCGCGTTTAACTCGCGTTGAGAGACAAATGCAAtgacaaaagaaagaaaaaaaaaacagactaAATCCCGATACCCACGAATAGCGTAATTCGAAGCTGTCGATTGCTCAGGTGTCAcatttttagaacatttctatttttctagTTTGGAttcttttgtttaataaaaaaagaaaaaaaaatttaatcaaagtcTTAAGCTTCACACTTGCAGCTTCGAATCTTGCTCCGTGAACGTTGGGCTTAAGGAAGCGGTTCTATCTAATCAGGTGGGCTGGTCGCGTCAGTATGCGTAAAGACTCAAAGCACCTGTAGATCTTGCCCGAGAAGCTCATCTGCCTCTTGAACTCCTCCTTGCATTTTTTGAAGTTGATAAAGTCGTCCTGCGTGGACTGCAACAATTCCTTGCCCTCCTGATAACAGTCCAAACAGATGTCCCTGGCACCGTACACACTGTCCCTGTCTCGATCTCGGTTTCGTTGCGGACTGCACGGCGCCGTTTTGTTCTGTTTCGGACTCCTGGTCTGTTTCACCGTCTCGTACACGTGGTACAGCGGATTGTCGATCGGCGCTGGTGGATCGCGGAACTCCTCGGGAGGCGGCGGCTCGTCCTGGAACATCTTCGGCGGCGGTAGTCGCAACTCCTCGTACGAGTGCTCCTCCACGCTCTCCTTCGTGACGAGAGGACGATCCTTGCGCGGCACGATTTTCGACAGCTTCTGCCGTAGCTGCTCGCTCGAGAGCTTGGCTTGGTTGCGACGCTGCTCCGAACTGGAGGTGTCGCCGCTGCTGACCCAACCCGAACATTCGGACGTTAGGTTGCTCGAGCTTGAGCTCGGCGTGGGACTGCTGGGCCTGGTAGACGGCGGACTGAGAAGATGCGGTATGATCGGCAGGTTGTTGCTCAGGTTGTCCTTGCTGTCGCGTATCGGCATGCAGGGCAGAGAGACCGCGCTGCGTGGCACGACCACTTTGTTCTGAGTCACCGGCACGCTAGCACATCGCAGTCTCTTTACGTTCGGCGGCGGCACCCCGAAGCTGGAAGTGTCCGACGGCGTCGTGCCGTTGGTCGTCGGTGCCTCCATTGGCGACTTTATGGGTTCCATCTAAGCGGCAagaatgttaaaatgttaaataaactatgtaaaattaaataaatattttcgaataatacttttttacgtTTGCCACCTTACCttcagaataattttattgttgtttTCCACCTCGAGGACACTCGTTGCGGGCGTCGAAGAGGAGTGACGGTATTTGGGCAAGGGGGCATCTTGATACGCCGGAGGTGGCGGTGCCGGTTTTCTGTTTTTGTGACTGCactttttatcacttttatgaTTGCTCTCCTCCACCGGGTGATCCGTGTCGAGGACGGGCGCCGAGTGCGGTCTTCTGTTGTGTTTGTCCTTCCTTCTTTCGGTGCGAGATTCTTTTTTTGATTCCGATTTCGAGGCTATTACTTCATAAATCGGTTCCTGAACAGCCTCCGCGTTCTTCTTCTCGTTTTGACCACGTCGTTGCTTATCCTCGTTATAATTCTGGGTTACGCCGTTGCGGGATGACTTGACCGATCGTTCCGCTCTTCTTCGAATCGGTCGCTCTCGCCGGAAGTCGCAGCACTCGTTACGCTCCACGGCATCGAGCAGCCGTTCCGTGCTCTTTGGCCTCTTCGGCATCTCGTCGCGAATCCTTCCGCTGATATTGCCGTTTGTGCGATAGAAAAGTGAGTCCGTAGTCGCGTAATAATTGGATTTCTTGCTCGTGGTGTCCGCCAGGTGAGAATGGCTGCTGCTCATGGCGCTGCCATTCATGTACTCCGGTATCTCTGGACGACTTCTTTGCGTCATCGATGTCTTGCCGAGCGTATGATACCTGCGACTCTCGACGCCGTTCGTTTGACTGTACTTGGCACCTGATTGATGTCCAGACTTTCTAAAGTTTCCTCGGTAAGTGACTCTATCCAACGTCGCTGTGTGTAACGGTTGTGGATCCGGTAAAAAGTCGCCGTTTACGTTCGCCTTGGAAGGTAGAAAGCTACTTTGGTCGTTTGTGGTCAATGGCAGCGGTTGGCGATTTCCCAGACGATGACTTCGTGGCTCTAGCCGTATTTTTCTTGTATCTAGAGAATGGTAatctagataaaataaatagcaaGTATTAGTTTATTTCTAGAATTTTGTTTTCATATTGATCAACGTTACTCTCCCAATACCATTTTATATCTTGTCTtaaaatcttgaatattttatcgTACCTTCCGTATTTGCCGACTTGCTTTCCGTCAAGCAATCGGGCAATTGACTGAGGTCCAGAGCACCCATGTACGTTGGCACAGCGAGATTCTGGTCGCAGGATTTAGACGAAGGTCGATAACCAGGCAGATGACCACCGGGCGGCAACTCGGGAAACATCGCCGCCAGTAGTGAGCTAATGGAAGAGGATTGGTAGTCGgactgttgttgctgctgtcgGTTCGGTACCAACATTTGTGTAGACTTGGCTCGAGGCAGAGGTATCACCGGCGTGGAGCCAAGAGATGGGTTTGGCGCGGAACAAGCCTGCTGACCCGAAGGCGGGAAGAGGGTGCTAATGGACGGCACTGTCGACCTGGCTTTCCCCCTGGAAGGAACCGTCGCGGGTGGCGTGACATTTCGACCGCCGCCACGCAGCCCCCGCGAGAACAATTGGGTTGACACAGACCTGGGCAGAGTCTTTGGCGACGTTCTGGGCTGCAGAGGTGTCGTCAGATCGGGACCCAGCTGATCGAGCGACTTGCTGTGCCTCGCCGGAAGCGTGGAAGGCGTCAGTATAAGGCGAGCCTGGATCGATCCGATGTCCTGAGCTGCACCTTCGCTTCTGGGCGACCAGATTCCCACGGAGCGCGACTCTAGGATGGCCGTTATGCCACAGCTACAGTCGTCCACGCTGGGAACTGAAGGAGAATTACTTTTTATGTAGAGAGAAAAATTTGCATcagtgttttattatttttaattaagaattatttatattggttaattatacatataattatttaaaaaaataagagataGCTATAGATaaatttgcttttttatttGTAGTAATCTGCTATGTttcagatataaatattttcttataatctCAAATCGATATTACAACGAACATCATTGTGCATATACTTACCACTGTTTCTGTGTCTCTGCTGCATGTCAGCGTACTGATCCTCAAAAATCAAAGGCAACGAGTTAAGATCGCCGTCTACTTCTGGACAATGGACAGGTAACGGTGGCAACGACGCGAGGTAACGCGATCTTCTAGCAGCCTCGCTTACCGCTTGATAAGACTGATAATTCGCGTCGTAACAGCCCGCTGCCGATGTCCTAGGATTCTCTAATACGAAGAAACCTTCCGCGAATCGCTTCACCTATTGATTAACAATTAAAGCAAATAAACACTACGGAATGCAAGtacttttaatattgatatttgaaaaaatttagtaccAATATCGACAATAGTATTACACCTTTAGTCGATATCTTAATAATCTGAAAGCTTTCCTTACTCTTAATTGATGATGAATTCGTGCTAAATGCTGATGAACCGCTTCTCGACCGGAGAACGCTTCAAGAAAATGCTGCCAAAGAACGATATTTTGTGCGCAGAGTTGAGCTATGTCAGCCTCCTCAGTGTCCATCAACTGCAAAGAACGGATTTAAAGAGCACATGCTAACGATTACAAGCACAGCGTAATGCAAAAACACAAACCTTCGTGATCTCTTTGTGCGTATTCTGTGCAAGCTCGAGCGCTCTTTGTTGCCAAGAAGGTAGAAGCCGTGCCAAATCGGACAGATCGTTCAGTAAAGACTCCCTCGCGGCTAAGAGCAGTCTCGTGACTTCTTGCTGAACCAGTCTCGCGTGCTGTAACCTCGTCGTCGATCCGACGCATTTCGTAGTGGTCTCCTGAAACGATTCGCTCGTTACTAGGATTTATTAGATGACATCTTCGATATTTATTCAGCGGCATCTTTATATCGATGACCTCTCCGACGACCGCTTCGAGTAAACTCACGATATTTCCGAAGGCCGTCGCGTTGCTGTCGCCGTTCGCCGCGGATTGCTTAAATTGCAGCCAGGGTTTTCCGCTTCGTGGCGCACTGCAATCGTAATTCGACACATTGCGTATTTATGCAGATTTTTATGATTAAACGTAAAAATTGCGACAGCATTTACTAAAGATTCATTTATCCGCGCCAATGATGGAAAACAGATCATGCTTATGCTATATTTTATCCGTTTATGTATTTCCCAAATAAAATACATCGAGCGTGTATCGCGATACTCTCACTGGCATTAAGCTTTTAAATTTGTGTGTGGGAGTCAATATAATCACTGCCTCGTAAATTCAAATTCAAGTTAAAGTTAGTTAGTTAAGGAATTCAGAAGTcgagaaagaaataataaattgtgcgACTCTGCTTGCGCGGAAAGTTTAGCCAGTTCCGAGCTTCTTTCTAAAGTATCAAGGACTCACCAACTCTGCACTACGTGCAGTATGCTCTTCCTGCGTTCGCCGAGGGGGTGAAAGGACGCCgcaataaaacagaaaaaagggGTTTCTCGTAAGAGGGACTATATATATTAGACAATATTTTTGAGAGTTACGAAATGCGAGCGCAAAATTGAGCGATACTAACTTGATGTAGGGCTGATGAAGTGCCACGAGGCAGGCGTGGATCGTAATGGACACCGCGGCAAGATGAAAGTAATCAAAGAGCACCGGCAGATGATAGTGAAGGCCCTTCGTGGGTGTGAAATTCAACTGCAGTGCCCTGAAAAAGAACGCCCTATCGATCACGGGTGACTCGATATAACGGCTCTCAGTCGAAACTATCATCGATCAGTTCGGCCCAATTCCAAACAGTTTGCGAACAAATATCCAACAGATGTCTGATGGATCTGTCTAAAGTACGTTTGACAGATTACGTCATCTTTACAACGAGCGTCAGAAATTGCCCGGAAAAATGGTCAGCAATGTCGTTACCTGAATCCACGTCAATTTTATCTAATATTCTCGAAGAAAACTACAAACGCTGTTATAACGTGTCGTAAAGTAAACGAAAtgaagtttctttttttaatatttctttcgtGCAAAAATGATTTCCGTGTTTCGATATTATCTCATTGAATAATCCAACAACAATATTACGAAATAAATACTCTTAACTCATTTtatactttctttaaatttcaGATTTGTCCAGCTTCTTGTCATTAATTTATTCTCTCGGAAGTTTTGATATCGCGCGTTCAAGAAGGTCGCAAACAAGAGATAAGAATTGCGCGGCCGGCTGATTGCTCAGATTCGCTCGCAATATCCAACCCTTGCGTGTTCCTGCTGTCACTGGCAAAAAGAATACGCCGGCGTTCGTGTTAGGCGGCAAGACGCTTACCTCGAGGACACGCAAGCCATGTTGCCCGGCTGCGTCGGCTCGCTGAACCATAGCTCGACGCCTAGATTAAAGTGGGTGCGCGACAGGGCCTCCTCAATCTTGTGACTATGCACGAGCACATGTGCCCGGAATAGTACGGAAGTGCCGAGTGTCACCTCCTCGTTCCTGTAGAGGATCTGAAAGCGCTTACTCGTGCCCGGCGCCTCCAGGGAGTCTGCAACACAACGGTGCGTGCCTCTCCATCGAATTCGACGTCGCTCGCCTCGGGGATAGATCGATCGATCGGGGTGAACGGATTCAGCAAGTACGTTCGCGTGAGAATATAACTGAGAACTTCGGGCAGTCCGAGAAACGATCGCGAAGCTCACGCGAAG
The window above is part of the Solenopsis invicta isolate M01_SB chromosome 8, UNIL_Sinv_3.0, whole genome shotgun sequence genome. Proteins encoded here:
- the LOC105199645 gene encoding uncharacterized protein LOC105199645 isoform X2; translation: MSDLQATLEFSLELCKFYNVDLFQRGYYQIRTALRVSPKLPVKVEVNQPRNRERRRIRWRGTHRCVADSLEAPGTSKRFQILYRNEEVTLGTSVLFRAHVLVHSHKIEEALSRTHFNLGVELWFSEPTQPGNMACVSSRALQLNFTPTKGLHYHLPVLFDYFHLAAVSITIHACLVALHQPYIKKSILHVVQSCAPRSGKPWLQFKQSAANGDSNATAFGNIETTTKCVGSTTRLQHARLVQQEVTRLLLAARESLLNDLSDLARLLPSWQQRALELAQNTHKEITKLMDTEEADIAQLCAQNIVLWQHFLEAFSGREAVHQHLARIHHQLRVKRFAEGFFVLENPRTSAAGCYDANYQSYQAVSEAARRSRYLASLPPLPVHCPEVDGDLNSLPLIFEDQYADMQQRHRNSVPSVDDCSCGITAILESRSVGIWSPRSEGAAQDIGSIQARLILTPSTLPARHSKSLDQLGPDLTTPLQPRTSPKTLPRSVSTQLFSRGLRGGGRNVTPPATVPSRGKARSTVPSISTLFPPSGQQACSAPNPSLGSTPVIPLPRAKSTQMLVPNRQQQQQSDYQSSSISSLLAAMFPELPPGGHLPGYRPSSKSCDQNLAVPTYMGALDLSQLPDCLTESKSANTEDTRKIRLEPRSHRLGNRQPLPLTTNDQSSFLPSKANVNGDFLPDPQPLHTATLDRVTYRGNFRKSGHQSGAKYSQTNGVESRRYHTLGKTSMTQRSRPEIPEYMNGSAMSSSHSHLADTTSKKSNYYATTDSLFYRTNGNISGRIRDEMPKRPKSTERLLDAVERNECCDFRRERPIRRRAERSVKSSRNGVTQNYNEDKQRRGQNEKKNAEAVQEPIYEVIASKSESKKESRTERRKDKHNRRPHSAPVLDTDHPVEESNHKSDKKCSHKNRKPAPPPPAYQDAPLPKYRHSSSTPATSVLEVENNNKIILKMEPIKSPMEAPTTNGTTPSDTSSFGVPPPNVKRLRCASVPVTQNKVVVPRSAVSLPCMPIRDSKDNLSNNLPIIPHLLSPPSTRPSSPTPSSSSSNLTSECSGWVSSGDTSSSEQRRNQAKLSSEQLRQKLSKIVPRKDRPLVTKESVEEHSYEELRLPPPKMFQDEPPPPEEFRDPPAPIDNPLYHVYETVKQTRSPKQNKTAPCSPQRNRDRDRDSVYGARDICLDCYQEGKELLQSTQDDFINFKKCKEEFKRQMSFSGKIYREREEAQFHLHKRAHSLGYGLDSSPSVQPLRSHVPLSDYPTLASTLPYFHISDEYRLFSPEGPHLIICVHGLDGNAADLRLVKTYLELGLPGAHLDFLMSERNQGDTFSDFETMTDRLVSEILYHIESSGLNPRKVSFIGHSLGTIIIRSALTRPQLRPLLPRLHTFLSLSGPHLGTLYNTSGLVNAGMWFMQKWKKSGSLLQLAMKDASDVRRSFMFRLSQKSNLQKFKHVLLCGSAQDRYVPLHSARIELCKAAVRDPTDQGAAYREMVHNILYPVMSAPGVSLVRYDVHHALPPTANALIGRAAHIAVLDSELFIEKFLLVAGLKYFR